One Amaranthus tricolor cultivar Red isolate AtriRed21 chromosome 10, ASM2621246v1, whole genome shotgun sequence genomic window carries:
- the LOC130826135 gene encoding uncharacterized protein LOC130826135 isoform X1: MSGVEGRHPSNQDLQMVKNLIERCLQLHMSRKEVVSVLSREANVMPSITELLWQRLEEENQEFFEVYHIRLALKEQIQRFNELLKQQAMLMGKIQTTGVSPMPVSNGSRVAQFQQNAGCYAIDHTGPSMRPESLPNPIAPSLSTFTNGVSPMQTPKVFNLSTPARSMDCLPDTLHVQNSNSMRLMHGLNGGIVKSESGYPSDPTIFYDADPNLGEAHGTLEDASMATFSGLDASSQPMNETLLGVNGSFGQLDQIPKVFSLPDLVYSSVLETYNPTFMTETENFDSQDRGEIPEDNKVAMTKNYSNYEDFGSE; this comes from the exons ATGTCAGGTGTGGAGGGCAGACATCCCTCTAATCAAGATCTGCAAATG GTAAAAAATCTTATAGAACGATGTCTTCAATTACATATGAGCAGGAAAGAAGTTGTGAGTGTGCTCTCTAGAGAAGCAAATGTGATGCCAAGCATTACTGAACTTT TATGGCAGCGGCTTGAAGAAGAAAACCAGGAATTCTTTGAGGTTTATCATATTCGATTGGCACTGAAAGAGCAGATACAGCGATTTAATGAACTGTTAAAGCAGCAGGCAATGCTGATGGGGAAGATCCAAACTACTGGAGTTTCTCCTATGCCAGTTTCTAATGGATCACGCGTGGCACAAT TCCAACAGAATGCTGGCTGCTATGCTATTGATCACACAGGACCATCAATGAGACCAGAGAGCTTACCAAATCCTATTGCTCCGAGTTTATCGACATTCACTAATGGTGTCTCACCCATGCAAACACCTAAAGTTTTCAATTTGTCTACTCCAGCCAGGTCAATGGATTGCTTACCTGATACGCTTCATGTCCAGAACTCTAATTCCATGAGGTTGATGCATGGATTGAATGGTGGGATCGTTAAATCAGAAAGCGGTTATCCTTCTGATCCTACCATTTTCTATGATGCTGATCCTAATCTTGGTGAAGCGCATGGCACCTTGGAAGATGCATCTATGGCAACCTTTAGTGGTTTAGACGCAAGCTCGCAGCCAATGAATGAAACGCTGCTGGGTGTGAATGGTTCTTTTGGGCAATTGGATCAGATTCCTAAAGTGTTTAGTCTTCCTGATCTTGTTTATTCTT CTGTACTAGAGACCTATAATCCGACCTTCATGACAGAGACAGAGAATTTTGATTCCCAAGACAGGGGTGAAATTCCTG AAGACAACAAGGTGGCTATGACAAAGAACTATAGTAACTATGAAGATTTTGGAAGTGagtga
- the LOC130826135 gene encoding uncharacterized protein LOC130826135 isoform X2: MSGVEGRHPSNQDLQMVKNLIERCLQLHMSRKEVVSVLSREANVMPSITELLWQRLEEENQEFFEVYHIRLALKEQIQRFNELLKQQAMLMGKIQTTGVSPMPVSNGSRVAQFQQNAGCYAIDHTGPSMRPESLPNPIAPSLSTFTNGVSPMQTPKVFNLSTPARSMDCLPDTLHVQNSNSMRLMHGLNGGIVKSESGYPSDPTIFYDADPNLGEAHGTLEDASMATFSGLDASSQPMNETLLGVNGSFGQLDQIPKVFSLPDLVYSSVLETYNPTFMTETENFDSQDRGEIPEDNKVAMTKNYSNYEDFGS; encoded by the exons ATGTCAGGTGTGGAGGGCAGACATCCCTCTAATCAAGATCTGCAAATG GTAAAAAATCTTATAGAACGATGTCTTCAATTACATATGAGCAGGAAAGAAGTTGTGAGTGTGCTCTCTAGAGAAGCAAATGTGATGCCAAGCATTACTGAACTTT TATGGCAGCGGCTTGAAGAAGAAAACCAGGAATTCTTTGAGGTTTATCATATTCGATTGGCACTGAAAGAGCAGATACAGCGATTTAATGAACTGTTAAAGCAGCAGGCAATGCTGATGGGGAAGATCCAAACTACTGGAGTTTCTCCTATGCCAGTTTCTAATGGATCACGCGTGGCACAAT TCCAACAGAATGCTGGCTGCTATGCTATTGATCACACAGGACCATCAATGAGACCAGAGAGCTTACCAAATCCTATTGCTCCGAGTTTATCGACATTCACTAATGGTGTCTCACCCATGCAAACACCTAAAGTTTTCAATTTGTCTACTCCAGCCAGGTCAATGGATTGCTTACCTGATACGCTTCATGTCCAGAACTCTAATTCCATGAGGTTGATGCATGGATTGAATGGTGGGATCGTTAAATCAGAAAGCGGTTATCCTTCTGATCCTACCATTTTCTATGATGCTGATCCTAATCTTGGTGAAGCGCATGGCACCTTGGAAGATGCATCTATGGCAACCTTTAGTGGTTTAGACGCAAGCTCGCAGCCAATGAATGAAACGCTGCTGGGTGTGAATGGTTCTTTTGGGCAATTGGATCAGATTCCTAAAGTGTTTAGTCTTCCTGATCTTGTTTATTCTT CTGTACTAGAGACCTATAATCCGACCTTCATGACAGAGACAGAGAATTTTGATTCCCAAGACAGGGGTGAAATTCCTG AAGACAACAAGGTGGCTATGACAAAGAACTATAGTAACTATGAAGATTTTGGAA GTTAG
- the LOC130826134 gene encoding pyruvate kinase 1, cytosolic-like, whose amino-acid sequence MQGGQMVVEEPVRLASVLTPSKSDDSPSLTKVMATLGPKSQTVETIEACLKAGMSVARFDFSCCDIDYHQAIINNLRIASRNVNKLCAVMLDTVGPEILISNKTGNPIELKADDLVTITPDITKEPSAQVLPINYAGLAKEVKKGDTVFIGQYLFTGSETTSVWLEVSETNGADIICQVKNSAKLTGFNFNLHISRVQVNLPTLAEVDKEIISTWGSHNNIDIISLHYTRHADDIRQVRAFLAAQNLHGTQIFAKVETVEGLKHFDEILKESDGVILARGNLGIDLPPEKVFLFQKSAAYRCNTAGKPLIITRVVDSMASNLRPTRAEATDVANAVLDGADGILLGGETFGGLYPVEAIKTVRKICAEAEYVYNQALNYKRIVKYAGEPLSHPESVASSAARIAVKVQAAMIAVFTSSGAAARLIAKYRPSMPVFAIVTPRVSSNSVKWRLTGSMQARQLLGVRGVFPILASTESAHLGVVSEESVLKLALHHGKVLGLLRPKDKVVVFQKVGDSSVVKIVEFDD is encoded by the exons ATGCAAGGTGGTCAAATGGTTGTTGAAGAGCCTGTTCGTCTTGCTTCTGTTCTTACTCCGTCTAAATCA GATGACTCTCCATCGTTGACCAAAGTTATGGCAACCCTTGGACCAAAATCCCAAACCGTTGAAACTATTGAGGCTTGTCTAAAAGCCGGAATGTCAG TTGCACGATTTGATTTTTCTTGCTGTGACATTGATTACCATCAAGCGATTATCAATAATTTGAGGATTGCTTCCAGAAACGTTAACAAACTGTGTGCT GTTATGCTCGATACCGTGGGTCCTGAAATCCTGATTTCAAATAAAACTGGAAACCCGATTGAGCTGAAAGCTGATGATCTTGTGACAATCACTCCAGATATCACTAAAGAACCATCAGCACAAGTATTGCCGATAAACTATGCTGGACTTGCAAAG GAAGTGAAGAAAGGTGACACTGTTTTCATCGGACAATATCTCTTCACAGGAAGTGAAACCACATCTGTATGGCTTGAG GTATCGGAGACAAATGGTGCAGATATCATATGTCAGGTGAAGAACAGTGCTAAATTGACAGGTTTCAACTTTAATTTGCACATTTCAAGGGTCCAAGTCAATTTGCCTACTCTGGCTGAAGTTGATAAAGAG ATTATTTCCACTTGGGGATCTCACAATAATATCGATATCATCTCCTTGCACTATACACGTCATGCTGATGATATCCGTCAG GTCAGAGCATTTCTCGCAGCTCAAAATCTTCATGGAACGCAAATATTTGCTAAAGTTGAAACAGTGGAG GGTTTGAAGCATTTTGATGAGATTTTGAAAGAATCAGATGGTGTGATCCTGGCTCGAGGAAATCTAGGAATTGACCTTCCTCCAGAGAAG GTCTTCTTGTTTCAAAAATCTGCTGCATATAGGTGTAATACGGCAGGGAAACCTCTCATTATCACCCGAGTAGTCGATAGTATGGCGAGCAATCTGAGGCCTACCCGAGCAGAAGCGACTGATGTTGCCAACGCTGTTTTGGATG GTGCTGACGGTATATTGTTAGGTGGAGAGACATTTGGCGGTCTGTATCCTGTTGAAGCTATTAAAACTGTCAGGAAAATCTGCGCCGAG GCTGAATATGTGTACAATCAAGCATTAAACTACAAGCGTATTGTCAAGTACGCTGGAGAACCATTGTCACATCCTGAGTCTGTTGCTTCTTCAGCG GCTCGGATTGCCGTTAAAGTACAAGCTGCTATGATTGCTGTGTTCACATCATCTGGGGCAGCAGCAAG GTTGATTGCAAAATATAGGCCATCTATGCCCGTCTTTGCGATCGTCACCCCTCGTGTGAGCTCTAATTCTGTGAAATGGAGACTCACTGGTTCAATGCAG GCTCGGCAATTGCTTGGTGTTCGAGGAGTTTTCCCTATCCTAGCAAGCACAGAATCT GCTCACTTAGGAGTCGTCAGTGAAGAGTCGGTGTTGAAGCTAGCTTTGCATCACGGCAAGGTACTGGGATTGCTGAGACCTAAGGACAAGGTGGTCGTCTTTCAGAAGGTCGGGGACTCTTCAGTTGTTAAGATTGTCGAGTTTGACGACTAG
- the LOC130826133 gene encoding uncharacterized protein LOC130826133, whose protein sequence is MAMPWSMTLWISKMVWLALAGWITSCLIIADEIAGSIRSGDIGAFNIG, encoded by the coding sequence ATGGCGATGCCCTGGAGTATGACCCTTTGGATATCTAAAATGGTATGGTTAGCACTTGCTGGTTGGATTACTTCTTGCTTGATCATTGCTGATGAAATTGCTGGTTCTATTCGCTCCGGTGACATTGGCGCCTTCAATATCGGCTGA